A single window of Sphingobium sp. SCG-1 DNA harbors:
- a CDS encoding nuclear transport factor 2 family protein, whose product MTANYTGPLEDRIAIREVLETYADAVNRSDEALWASLWVEDCHWDLSHYPELGVVSGKKAVVDLWRGAMPHYPKLSFIMTPGMIQVSGETATARAYFSEVYEEPGTSKDKRARACYDDKLVKQDGQWLLQSRAFTIIHQT is encoded by the coding sequence ATGACTGCCAACTACACTGGTCCCCTGGAGGATCGGATCGCCATTCGCGAAGTTCTTGAAACCTACGCCGATGCCGTCAACCGCTCGGATGAAGCGCTGTGGGCTTCGCTTTGGGTCGAGGATTGTCACTGGGATCTTTCGCATTATCCTGAACTCGGGGTCGTGTCTGGCAAGAAGGCGGTGGTGGATTTGTGGCGCGGGGCAATGCCGCATTACCCGAAGCTCAGCTTCATCATGACGCCGGGCATGATCCAGGTCAGTGGCGAAACCGCGACAGCCCGCGCCTACTTCTCCGAAGTTTACGAGGAACCCGGCACGTCAAAGGATAAGCGTGCCCGCGCCTGCTATGACGACAAGCTCGTGAAGCAGGATGGCCAGTGGCTTCTCCAAAGCCGGGCGTTCACTATTATCCATCAGACCTGA
- a CDS encoding NADP-dependent oxidoreductase, with translation MAEGNRYWRLDSYPDGQDFASAIHLYDGPLPEIDERELLVKNLWFSLDAGTRMWFTSRTDSYMPPLPLGSPIMGFVLGRVVQSRHPGFAEGAVVRAYGQWADYSRLAPDAGNLWQVAHIADMRQHFAILGPNGWTAYVGLNEYGRVRPGETVLVSAAAGATGLLAAQFALATGCRVIGIAGGETKCARLIKEFGLTASIDYKRGDVDGQLKQAAPDGIDCYFDCVGGTLLDIVLPHMAMNGRIAICGLISTYDQKERVGPKNFDLILMKRLTVAGFFSPDFYHRGEEINRLTGPWLENGRVKMAFDVTQGLENTLVAYAKMFTGGNFGKTMVKLTE, from the coding sequence ATGGCTGAAGGAAACCGATACTGGCGGCTGGACAGCTATCCGGACGGCCAGGATTTCGCCAGTGCAATTCACCTGTATGACGGGCCTCTGCCCGAAATAGACGAACGCGAATTGCTCGTGAAGAACCTGTGGTTTTCTCTCGATGCCGGCACGCGCATGTGGTTCACGTCCCGCACCGACAGCTATATGCCGCCGCTCCCGCTAGGTAGCCCGATCATGGGCTTCGTGCTTGGCCGCGTAGTCCAGTCGCGACATCCCGGCTTTGCCGAAGGAGCGGTGGTACGTGCCTATGGGCAGTGGGCAGACTATTCAAGGCTGGCGCCGGACGCGGGCAATCTCTGGCAGGTTGCCCATATTGCCGACATGCGGCAACATTTCGCGATATTAGGGCCGAATGGATGGACCGCCTATGTTGGCCTCAACGAATACGGCAGGGTGAGACCCGGTGAGACAGTACTCGTGTCGGCAGCAGCAGGAGCGACTGGCCTGCTGGCAGCGCAGTTCGCACTGGCGACAGGATGCCGCGTTATTGGGATTGCAGGCGGCGAAACGAAGTGCGCACGCCTTATCAAAGAATTTGGGCTTACCGCCAGCATCGATTACAAGCGCGGCGATGTGGACGGGCAATTGAAGCAGGCCGCGCCCGACGGGATCGACTGCTATTTCGATTGTGTAGGCGGTACACTGCTCGATATCGTGCTGCCACACATGGCCATGAATGGGCGCATAGCGATTTGCGGCCTGATCTCGACCTACGATCAAAAAGAACGTGTCGGACCAAAAAATTTCGACTTGATCCTGATGAAGCGGCTGACAGTGGCCGGGTTCTTCTCACCGGATTTTTATCATCGGGGCGAAGAGATCAATCGGCTGACAGGGCCGTGGCTGGAGAACGGGCGCGTTAAGATGGCGTTCGATGTGACGCAGGGCCTGGAGAACACGCTGGTCGCCTATGCCAAGATGTTCACAGGCGGCAATTTCGGCAAAACGATGGTGAAACTCACCGAATGA
- a CDS encoding Rieske (2Fe-2S) protein, which produces MTETFHRVIKGDEIEERAMLPFVVNGWPVLLCREEGAIHALINRCTHAASQLAPDGRVRRGAVMCPLHGARFKLDTGECLGGAGYKPLKLYPWREDDEGWIEVAVPDEAPGMEHLPVKPLS; this is translated from the coding sequence ATGACAGAGACTTTCCATCGCGTAATCAAGGGCGATGAGATTGAGGAGCGGGCGATGCTGCCTTTCGTGGTGAATGGCTGGCCAGTGCTTCTTTGCCGCGAAGAGGGCGCAATCCACGCGCTTATCAATCGCTGCACACATGCCGCGTCCCAGCTTGCGCCGGATGGCCGGGTGCGCCGCGGCGCGGTCATGTGCCCGTTACATGGCGCGCGGTTCAAGCTCGACACTGGCGAGTGTCTTGGCGGCGCAGGCTACAAGCCGCTGAAGCTCTACCCTTGGCGCGAGGATGACGAGGGCTGGATCGAAGTTGCAGTGCCTGATGAAGCACCCGGCATGGAGCATTTGCCGGTCAAGCCGCTTAGCTGA
- a CDS encoding ThuA domain-containing protein, producing MSEAEAVDKAGRIDCVLIAGGLYHDIDFARLELLKLLAEDERVRTRVFEDYSNIDAIKAADLLITYTCDVVPSLEAQEALRDYVQSGGRWYALHGTNSVLRLFENGLYGSPRWAPLFMDTLGTQFIAHPPIAPYTVTVLDADHPLTQGIEPFETTDELYLMERHGELHVLLETEFAGEATGFDEHEWAHDKHPVLYIKPQGKGAVLYNTLGHCRGHYDMQPDLNYWPTVDRCAWDLPVFYDLLRRGIAWAKDT from the coding sequence ATGTCGGAAGCAGAGGCGGTGGACAAAGCTGGACGCATCGATTGCGTTCTGATCGCGGGCGGGCTGTATCATGACATCGACTTTGCGCGGTTGGAACTGCTGAAGCTGCTTGCCGAAGATGAGCGTGTACGCACTCGCGTGTTTGAGGACTATAGCAACATCGACGCGATCAAGGCGGCAGACTTGCTTATCACCTACACCTGCGATGTCGTGCCTTCGCTGGAGGCGCAGGAAGCGTTGCGTGATTATGTGCAGAGTGGCGGGCGATGGTATGCGTTGCATGGCACGAATTCAGTGCTTCGTCTGTTCGAGAACGGCCTGTACGGCAGCCCACGCTGGGCACCGTTGTTCATGGACACGCTGGGCACACAGTTCATCGCACATCCGCCGATTGCGCCATACACCGTAACTGTCTTGGATGCCGATCATCCATTAACACAAGGCATTGAACCATTCGAGACCACTGACGAACTCTACCTGATGGAGCGCCACGGCGAGTTGCATGTGCTGCTCGAAACCGAATTTGCCGGCGAAGCGACGGGCTTCGACGAGCATGAATGGGCGCACGACAAGCATCCTGTCCTCTACATCAAGCCGCAGGGCAAAGGCGCCGTGCTTTACAACACTCTGGGTCACTGCCGGGGGCATTACGACATGCAGCCTGATCTTAATTATTGGCCCACCGTCGACCGTTGTGCCTGGGATCTTCCGGTATTCTACGACCTGCTGCGGCGCGGTATAGCCTGGGCCAAGGATACCTGA
- a CDS encoding acyl-CoA dehydrogenase family protein, with protein sequence MNFDLNEEQVMLRDLVLRFAADRYDPVKRLGYLRDPRGFSAEGWATIAETGLLAFPFAQELGGFGGGAVELITVMEALGRSVAVEPILPVIVMAGGLIERAGSPEQQAELLPAITAGKTFAALAYSERDARYGLEKVATMATEDSAGTVVSGTKQMVLGGPFADDFLVVARETTGAIGIFKIAADAPGVRRRDYRVVDGSVASDLDLSRAPAERLPDGQAALEAALDEARLGICGELMGLMSMIFDSTLDYLKTRNQFGQAIGSFQAVQHRMADHYSRLELSRGQVYRAAAQHGNRQDRGASVSGAKAYISQHALLLAEDAVQLHGGIGTTEELMIGQAFKRVLLLSSLLGDSDWELQRYVALTRH encoded by the coding sequence TTGAATTTCGATCTCAATGAAGAACAGGTCATGTTACGCGATCTCGTACTGCGGTTCGCTGCTGATCGGTATGACCCTGTAAAGCGGCTAGGTTATTTGCGTGATCCGCGCGGCTTTAGCGCCGAAGGTTGGGCGACGATCGCCGAGACAGGGCTGCTGGCCTTCCCCTTCGCGCAGGAACTGGGTGGGTTTGGGGGTGGGGCAGTGGAGCTCATCACGGTGATGGAAGCGCTTGGCCGCTCGGTGGCGGTCGAGCCGATCCTTCCAGTTATCGTCATGGCGGGCGGCCTGATCGAACGTGCTGGCAGCCCGGAACAGCAAGCCGAGTTGCTACCCGCGATTACCGCAGGCAAGACCTTCGCTGCTCTGGCCTATTCTGAACGCGATGCCCGCTACGGCCTTGAAAAAGTGGCGACTATGGCGACAGAAGACAGCGCTGGAACGGTCGTGTCCGGAACGAAGCAAATGGTGCTGGGCGGTCCGTTTGCGGACGACTTCCTGGTAGTGGCACGCGAAACCACCGGTGCTATCGGCATATTCAAGATCGCGGCGGATGCGCCGGGCGTGCGACGTCGCGACTATCGCGTCGTTGACGGCTCCGTTGCCAGTGATCTCGATCTCAGCCGAGCCCCGGCAGAGCGGTTGCCCGACGGGCAAGCGGCGTTGGAGGCTGCGCTCGATGAAGCCAGGCTCGGCATTTGCGGCGAACTGATGGGGCTGATGAGCATGATATTCGATTCGACGCTCGATTACCTGAAGACCCGCAATCAGTTTGGTCAGGCCATCGGATCGTTTCAGGCAGTGCAGCACCGCATGGCCGATCACTATAGCCGCCTCGAACTCAGCAGAGGACAGGTGTACCGAGCCGCCGCGCAACACGGCAATCGCCAGGATCGCGGCGCTAGTGTCAGCGGTGCTAAAGCCTATATCTCGCAGCACGCGCTGCTGTTGGCGGAGGATGCGGTGCAACTCCACGGTGGCATCGGCACTACAGAGGAACTGATGATCGGGCAGGCGTTCAAGCGCGTGTTGCTGCTCTCATCTCTGCTTGGCGACAGTGACTGGGAATTGCAGCGCTACGTTGCTTTGACGCGGCATTGA
- a CDS encoding SDR family NAD(P)-dependent oxidoreductase → MDLELKGRKAILAGANASIGRRVANILAQEGCDIALCGRTESKVDAVTQELSALGVKAIGEAVDVTDAEAFPAWVASAADQLGGCDIFISFVSVNPGVDTAEAWTTVLNGDILPLVRGIQAALPALERSDAGSIVTISSTGAVEEFMGPQPYNALKAAIMNYSAALAQKYAPQGLRVNTVTPGPIYTDDGPWAYIKKNMTEFHDSILQQIPMGRMGSGEELAKAIAFIASPACRYMTGANVVIDGGMTKRVQF, encoded by the coding sequence ATGGATTTGGAATTGAAGGGCCGTAAGGCGATTCTCGCCGGAGCCAATGCCAGCATCGGCCGCCGCGTCGCCAATATATTGGCTCAAGAAGGTTGCGACATCGCGCTGTGCGGCCGCACAGAGTCGAAGGTCGATGCTGTCACGCAGGAGCTAAGTGCGCTGGGGGTCAAAGCTATCGGTGAAGCCGTGGACGTGACGGATGCGGAGGCCTTTCCCGCATGGGTCGCAAGCGCGGCGGATCAATTGGGCGGATGCGACATCTTCATTTCATTCGTGTCCGTTAATCCGGGCGTTGACACAGCCGAAGCATGGACGACCGTGCTGAACGGCGACATATTGCCGCTGGTGCGCGGCATTCAGGCGGCCCTACCCGCGCTTGAACGATCCGATGCAGGTTCGATCGTCACGATTTCGTCGACCGGCGCAGTCGAAGAATTCATGGGACCACAGCCCTACAACGCGTTAAAAGCGGCGATCATGAATTACAGCGCCGCGCTCGCGCAAAAATATGCGCCCCAAGGCTTACGTGTGAACACGGTAACGCCCGGCCCGATCTACACCGATGATGGCCCGTGGGCCTACATCAAGAAGAACATGACCGAGTTTCATGACTCCATCCTACAGCAGATCCCTATGGGCCGCATGGGCAGTGGTGAGGAATTGGCGAAGGCCATCGCTTTCATCGCGTCGCCCGCATGCCGCTACATGACGGGCGCCAACGTGGTGATCGACGGCGGCATGACCAAGCGCGTTCAATTCTGA
- a CDS encoding fatty acid--CoA ligase produces MAKQRLADLVRAHAADMPDAVALVFEGRETSFGQLDRHASQVANGLIASGLKPGDRIAYLGKNSDRYFEYWIGAAKAGLVLVPINWRLAAPEVAYILEDSRPGLILVDPEFEIDASSNGRNTVLTAQDFAQWRDRQSIADPMRDAAYDDAVLQLYTSGTTGNPKGALLSNRSLLALRQDTPLDQVPLWNRWTADDVALIAMPIFHISGSGWGLWSLQHGGKGIVVREFDPHQVLDLLVRYRITKIMMVPTAMKIVCDHPDAATADFGFLRYICYGGSAIPLDLMRQALSVFGCGFAQMYGMTETAGTIAGLPPEDHHPDGNARMRSIGVPLPGVEIQIWGEDGQERPRGQVGEIVTRSSANMIGYFGRPEATAETLDEGGWLRTGDAGYMDEDGYLYLADRIKDMIITGGENVYPAEVENSLYSHPDVADVAVIGIPDPKWGEAVKAIVVPVEGRQPDPAALIAWSRERIAAYKAPKTIAFRDTLPRNPSGKILRRILRDEYR; encoded by the coding sequence ATGGCAAAGCAACGTCTCGCGGACCTTGTGCGTGCCCATGCCGCGGATATGCCCGATGCCGTAGCCCTGGTTTTTGAGGGGCGGGAAACCAGCTTCGGCCAACTCGACCGTCATGCCAGTCAGGTCGCCAACGGCCTGATCGCATCGGGGTTGAAGCCCGGCGATCGGATCGCGTATCTTGGCAAAAATAGTGATCGCTATTTCGAGTATTGGATAGGTGCGGCCAAGGCAGGATTGGTGCTGGTGCCGATCAACTGGCGGCTTGCCGCTCCGGAAGTCGCCTACATACTAGAGGATAGCCGGCCAGGGTTGATCCTTGTGGATCCGGAATTCGAAATCGATGCAAGCTCGAACGGGCGCAATACTGTCCTAACCGCGCAGGACTTCGCACAGTGGCGGGACCGCCAGTCGATAGCTGATCCGATGCGCGACGCAGCCTACGACGACGCCGTGCTGCAACTTTATACCTCGGGCACTACAGGCAATCCAAAAGGCGCGTTGCTGAGCAACCGTAGTCTGCTGGCGCTTCGGCAAGACACGCCGCTCGATCAAGTTCCTCTATGGAACCGATGGACCGCCGACGATGTCGCCTTGATTGCGATGCCCATTTTCCACATCAGTGGATCGGGCTGGGGCCTCTGGTCGCTCCAGCATGGCGGTAAGGGCATCGTCGTCCGCGAATTCGATCCGCATCAGGTGCTCGATCTTCTTGTGCGCTACCGCATTACGAAGATCATGATGGTGCCGACTGCCATGAAGATCGTGTGCGATCATCCCGATGCGGCGACTGCTGATTTCGGCTTCCTGCGATATATCTGCTATGGCGGCTCGGCTATCCCGCTCGATTTGATGCGGCAGGCGCTCTCCGTCTTCGGCTGCGGCTTCGCGCAGATGTACGGCATGACGGAGACCGCCGGCACCATCGCCGGACTGCCGCCCGAGGATCATCATCCGGACGGCAATGCACGTATGCGCAGCATCGGCGTTCCCTTGCCCGGCGTTGAAATCCAGATATGGGGCGAAGATGGACAGGAACGTCCACGCGGACAGGTCGGAGAGATCGTCACGCGCTCGTCTGCAAATATGATCGGGTATTTCGGTCGGCCCGAGGCCACGGCGGAAACTCTGGACGAAGGGGGATGGCTGCGCACCGGCGACGCAGGCTATATGGATGAAGACGGCTATCTTTACCTCGCCGACCGGATCAAGGACATGATTATAACCGGCGGCGAAAACGTCTATCCGGCCGAAGTCGAGAATTCCTTGTATAGCCATCCTGATGTCGCAGACGTAGCCGTCATCGGCATACCTGATCCCAAATGGGGGGAAGCGGTGAAGGCCATCGTCGTCCCTGTAGAAGGTCGGCAGCCCGATCCCGCCGCGCTTATTGCATGGTCCCGCGAACGGATCGCCGCCTATAAGGCGCCTAAGACGATAGCCTTTCGCGACACGCTTCCGCGCAATCCATCGGGCAAGATCCTCCGCCGCATCCTGCGCGATGAATATCGCTGA